The genomic DNA CACTGACATCAGATCAGTGTGGCTTTGGGTAAGTCGCTcccctccgtgcctcagtttctgtGGCGAAGGTGCCTTAATTTTCACTAAATTGCTTTTAAGCCCTCAGAAGGAAGAGACAGCCAGGTGATTATGAAGCTAATAAGTAACTGCGTGTCTCCTTTTGTCTGTTGATCCTCTTCAGGAGATCACCTCCAAGCCTGTAATCATTTCCACGCCTACTCCAACCATCGTGCGTCCAGGCTCGCTGCCACTACACTTGGGTTACGACCCGCTCCACCCTACGCTGCCTTCCCCAACCTCTGTCATTACCCAGGCTCCCCCTTCCAACAGACAGCTTGGGTAAGTACGGAGGAGGGACGCGTGCGCTGAGGTTTTTCTCCCGTACCGTCAGGCTTCCTGGGCAGTAATTAGGTACCTAAATAAGTTCCTTGATTGTCAGAACAACTGAGGTGCCGCGATTCCGGCTGCGGCTGCTTGGGCATAAGGGCCTCGTTGCAGCACTGTCTACAAAAGCAGAATGGGGTGTAAGTGCAGAAAGCAGGAACTAATTGTCGTAGTGTAACGAAACGAGGCAAAACTCACCGCGGGGAGAAATTAAACCCAATCCCCAAACACGTTGACATGACACTCACTGTCTACGACGGGAGCGTGGCCTGACTGGGGACTCCCAAGTTGCTTTTGCAGCCTGATGCGGTGGAGAGAGCTCAGCTAAACCGACGGTAGGAAATTGTCTGGATCTTTAATGGCTTTGGGATTTTCTCAGACAGCTGTTGCCTCTGAAGTGTAACCTCTTCTGCAACCTGCTGGCCTCCTGCATGGTCAGCTTCTGCCTCGGGAGCTGTTTGTTTCAGCAGATCTAACGACCTGCTCCTTTTTGCTCCTTTAACAATCTGGATCGGAGGCTCCAGAGCACTCGCTGCGGCGGTTATGAGCCTGCCACACCGTTAGGTAGCTCTGGCCCTGCACATAAAAGGAAGGAGCCTGAAGGATGCAGGAAACACATTACAATGAGCCCTCAGGAGACGTGTATGTAGCCCCACTTCTATTCTTTGGTGTCAGGATGCTTCTTTTTTGCTGTGGTCCTGGCCTCTTTCTAATTACCCTTGTTGGCTGGCTCCTTACATTAACCAGGCCATTCTTTTCGGCTGTCAGttcatatttttgtgtgtgtttttgcttTGACCCTCTGGCACCATCAATCCAGACTTCCTGACGGAAAGTTTTAAATCCTGTCTTGCGGCATTAAGGGGTTAAGTGATTGTCCTGGGGTTTTGAAAGGGCATTATATTCCTTCTGTAACCCTGCACAGGCAGAGACTCGCGGGGCTGTTTGGAACCGAGTCCCCTCGCGCTTGGAGGCATGAAAAAATCAGAACTGGAGTAAGCTAGTCTTTAATAGGATTTTATGTGCCCTTTGCAGCCCCCGGGGGTAGATCCCTCCTAGGGCTTGAGAGTTGAACGCGCTCTACGGAGAGGTCGGGCTGCAGCTTTAACGAGGGTCCCTGTGTTAGGGCCGTAGCGGACGTGGTGGGGTTGTCAGCGTgacagagatggaggggaggCTGTGACCTCCCTGTAACTCGGCTTGttaggctgggattttcaaagcagcCTGGAGGATTTGGGATGCCCAATAGAAATGAATGAGAGTCGAGCATTTGCGTTCCCAAGGCAGCCTTAAAAATTCCAGCCTGAGTTATTGGCACGATGAACTCCCCCCTCTGACCCACATCCCCTGCTTCTCCCCACCCTGCCGTTATTCTATGCCAGCGCGGCTTCCTCCGAGGATCCCAGCCTCGTCCGTCCCCTTCCCTGGGCTCggcagaggaggcagcagcaaattttttttctccctcccccaaagtcagagcagctctgctcttctcttcccGGCTCGTCTCTGCCTCCACTCGGCTCCCGGCTGCGCTGTCACGagctgaggaggagcaggagatcAGCCCTTGCTGGCAGGGACggtttccttcctctccctgagCAGATCAGCTCCggcttttcctctgctctcctaGGAAGGCTGAGTCCGGAGGGTCAGAGCTGGAGCACGGTGAGGTTTGTGACCCTCCAAAATGGAGGCAGGGGTGCCTGTGCCTGTTTGTCACCACATGCAGAAACGCCGCCTTTCGCTGCAAAACGATCTGCAGTGGAAAAAAGTTCttggtatttttaatttgtcacaATTAGGCTCTGGCGCGATcgcctcctcccccagcctgcagTCAGCGGGGCCGTTCCCGTCTCCCAGAGCCATTGTCTGGGCAGACACAAACCAGCCCTGCATCGACTCCATATTTAGGAGATTTTCTCTGGAGTCAGAGTCAGAAGCGCTTGTTAATGGAAAGCTAAATCCTTGCAAACCCTCTCGTGGGAGCTCAGCAGATGTGGCTCACAGGCCAAGAAGTTACTGGTAGGCAGGAGCCGCTGCCCAGGTCCCCCATCTGCCTGGTGCCAGGCTCAGCCCAGGAGGGCACTTTTAATCTCCCCAAGAAGTCGCAGCAGCCCCTGGATGTGCTTTTCTGTCCATTCAGGTGGGCATCGTGTCTCGGGGCTTTGGCAGTCATGGTGTTTTGGCCAGCCGGCGTACGCCCAGGAGTTAACCAGGGCACATCGTAACGCTGGCCGTCAGCGTCGCTGCCAGCCCCGAGCGAGGAGCGGCAGCCCGGGTCGCCTCGGCGTGACGTTGGCACGTGCCGGCGGCCGTGCAGTGAGTGTGCGGGAGGCCGAGTTACCTTAACACGTGCTCAGCTGGGCGTTGCACCCACCCATTCAGAACGTGCCATTCAGAAATGGGAAAACGAGAATTGATTCGTGCTTCTGCCCTTGAGCTCATGGGGCAGCTGGGACAGCATAAACTTGAAATAATCCATGAGAGCTTGAATTGTTTCTGCAGGTCTCCCACAGGTTCCCTTCCACTTGTCGTGCAGCTTGCAAACGGACAGACCATGCCCGTCCTCCCAGGCCCTCCCGTACAGATGCCTTCTGTTATATCGGTGAGAGAAACTTCCAACACAGCTCTGCGCGGCAGAGGAGGGGACACTGTTTTTCCCCTGCCAAATATATGCAGACGCTTCcattttgtaaaaattaaaatatatctcCCCCTCTGTGCAAGATACgactggaagaggaggaggaggagggggcccaGCTCTGGCAAGGTAGTAATAACATGTCGATCACACTAGAGGGCAAtaagtctggaaaaaaacaaagccttgCCTGGACAGATGGCTCATGCCATTGATCCAGGGCTGGGAACTGTAGGATCCCTGATTAGCTGCTTCCATTTGGAACAGCGTGCCTCAATTGAAACCATTCGAGCTTGCAGAGAACATGTTGGTCTTTGCAGGCCAGGAAAGCCACCCTAACCTCGCCAGTGTGCTAAAGAGCTCTTTGAATATCAGCCTTGCGGGTTGTGCTTTTTGCATACGGAGAATTTTCCGTGGTGCAGAACTCACGAGCAGATTTGCCCGGTGGGTGGCTTGTACGTCTTCGCAGCGCTTCAGCTCCCGACCAAGCAGCCCGTGTGAATCCTGTCTGTCCTGCTGGGCACATCTTCTgggtttgtcgtggtttaaccccagccggcgactcagccccacccagccgctcgctcgctcctccccggagggatgggggagagaatcggaagactaaaagtgagaaaacgcgtgggttgagataaagacagtttaataggtaaagcaaaagccacacatgcaagcaaagcaaaacgaggaattcggcaggcaggtgttcagccatctccaggcaagcagggctccatcacgcgtaacggtgacaaacgccatcgctctgaacgtcccccccttccttcttcttcccccagctttatatgctgagcgtgatgtcgtatggtatggaatatccccgtggtcagttggggtcagctgtcccagccgtgtcccctcctgACTTctggtgcccccccagcctcctcgctggtggggtggggtgaggagcagaaaaggctttgactgtgtgtaggcactgctcagcagtaacgaaaacatcccggtgttatcgacactgttttcagcacaaatccaaaccacagccccgtgctagctactacgaagaaaattaactctacgccagccaaaaccagcacgggGTTTTGAGTGAGTAACGGCCAAAACCTTCTGCCTCAGGTAACAGCGATGTTGACGTCAAAGTAGGCAGACCGCAGGCAGCTCCGCGTCGCTTGTGGGCACGGAAACAGCTTTGTACCTTCCTGATTGTTTGAAACACGACTTGCGTTTGTAGTGCTTTGCAACAGCGTACCTGAGTGGCTTCTAAAAGCAAGcgcaaattctgttttttcccctttttggtgAGGGAGAAAGCTCTCCGTGTTTAGGAGGGGATGCTGTGACTTACCCTTGGTGTTGTGGCAGCTTTGCAATTGAGAACCGGAGAGGATCTCCTACCCTCCCGCTCCATCCGCTCTCCTGTACTGGTGGGGAAAAGCCctctgggagggaagggaaggagggaggcttCGGGGCTGCCCTCCTCCCTGTCCTCAGCAAGGCTGGTATGGCTGGGTGATTCCGAAGCAGCCACCGTGGCCACCAAAGGAGTGGCTGCTGGCCTTCAGTGACGGCAGGCATAATTGATGGCAGTAGTTAAACGCTGAACGTTTGTCAAAGATTTATAAATGTGCTTGGTCGGGGAATTATTACAGAGCCGCTTCGCGGAGCGCGCTTGCGAAAGCACCTCAGCTTCCAAAACCCATGCGTTGCTTCCTCCCCGATAGCTGGCTCGGCCGATGTCCATGGTGCCGAACATTCCCGGTATTCCTGGGCCGCCCATCAACAGCAGCGGGTCCATTTCACCGTCAGGACTTCCAGTGCACTCTGAAGCCAAAATGGTAAGTGTCCAAATACATGCCGGGGAGGGTGTCACGTCCACAGCATTGTCCCTAAGTCTTCACTAGCTCCTCCAGAAGAGACTCCGTCTGGAGGCTTTTTCCCTGCAGCCTTCGCGAAGAGCCACTGCTGCTCCGAAATCCTGCGCTGCGCCTCCCCGCACcgagagcaggtgttgcaaatgCCACCAGGAATATTAGACTAATCAGCGCTGCGGCtctggcaggcagagcaggcacgCTATTGTCAAGACAAACCTCAGCCCCATCCTAAACGCGGCTGTTTTGTAAAGCTGGTGCATCTAGTTCCAAGATAACAGATGGGTTGGAGGTGGGCTTGAGGAAGGCAGAGCCAAGAGAAGAGATGTTGTGCTGTAATCCAAGGATCCCGGTAATGGTTTTCACGTAGACCTCTTTAACTAAAAGTTTATGAAAGAATTTTCCTCTCCTGGCTCTTCATGGCTCAAACTAGGTGCACGCAGAGGCGGGGGAGCAAACCTAAGTTTGCGAACAAAGAGCAGCGAAACCCCCTGGTTTTTTGGCTGAGACGGATTGGAGACGTTTGCAAACCCACCTCTTATAGCTGCGCCGCTCACCGTTGCGGGTGCGTTGTCACTGCTCCCGTTGCACCCTGTTCAGGTGTCTGGAGGATTCCTGGGCAGATCAGAGCTACAAGTGGGATGAGAGAGCTTAAACTCTGAGGTATGAAAGAGCCATCCTGCCCCGCTGGCCTGTGGCTGGCTGTCCGGAGAAGGAACTTGCAAGACATGGTCTTGATCACGCGTAGGTCCTTCTCCATCCCAGAAGGACCCTTCTTGTGGGTGCTTGAGGACAGTTGGGCTCTGCAGCCTGTTCAGTCCGTGGTCTTTCTGCGGAGCCTGCCAGCTGGGGAGCGGATCGGTGCCAGTTGCAGTAGCAATTTTGGGATGCGGACACCTGTCCGCTTGGGCCCAAGTTGGAAGCCGCTCTCTGTCTTTGGGTAGACCAGATGGTGATGGCTTTCGGTTGGATTTGAATCAGCCGCAGTCCCTGAAGAGCCTGTTCCCCAGCGGCCTGGCTCCTTGGATGATAGAGGAGCTGCTTAAAGCTTTAACAGCACGGAGAACAGGTCCACTGAcgtccttttttctcctttaacagAGGCTGAAGGCCAGTTTGACGGCATCTTCCTCACTGAATGGCAGCAACCTGGTGGTGGGTTCAGCCAGCACGATGGTGACCGCACGTCCAGAGCAGAGTCAGATCCTTGTCCAGCACCCTGACGCCCCTTCCCCAGCTCAGCCACAGGTCTGCTGCTTGCGTAGCCCACGAGGCTGGGCTGGAGGTGCTGCGGGTTTCTGGGACtcggggaaagaggaggaaaatcttGCAGCTTCCTGGTTTGCAGAATGGGTTAAAACCCTTGTTTTTTCAGTGCCGCTTCAGCACTAATGCTCTCAAACACCGCCAGGCAGAAAACTTCAGCAACGTGTTAATTTGCTTGACAAGGTCTGGAGTTTCGAAAGAATATTTCGCTCTCTTCTCCCTGCTCAATTACTGGGGTTAAACGCTCCCCTCTTAGGCAATCAACTCCACTGGCTCCTGCCAGCTAACCAAATGCCAGCCTTCCATCAGGATCGCCACCTGCTCCGTCAGTTAGATAGGCTTCCAAAAGTTTAATATCCATATGCTGCCTGACAGCGAGTACCGAAGTGTAACTGCACTCCCCGATTGTGGCAGTGTAATTACAGAGCCCTCGCAGAAGCGCCGGCAAGGCTGTGTCTGCAGGACTGTTTGCCCTCGCTGACTTTTCCTTTGTTCTCCCGAAATAAAACTGGGAAATGTGGTGGCGTTACAAAATCTTTTTGTACCAGTTGCCTCTGAGAGCTTGTTTAGCTGAAGGCATTCAGGGAAAATTTaacccaaattaatttttaaagcaaatcacCCACTCAAAAACTGTAATTTGTGCTCCGCGAGTGAGTTACTGAACCCAGATGGAGTTACTGAACCCAAATGGAGACGGCGCTTTGACCACGTGTGGTTACGTGCGTCAGAGCGGGATCGAGCACTCCCAACCCTGCGGCTGGAAGTTACCCTCCGTCAGCTGATACGTGGTCGCTGGCCGTGTGGGAATCTCCTAAGTCGTTGCAGCGTGAAGTGCTTTTTAAAGTCTCTTAAGTGAAATTAAAAGGAAGACTGTTCTCCCTGCGTTGCCCGTGGTCATTTACCACGTTAGCTCCTCGTCATGGAGGGGAGGAAACTCCTGCTGTCAGCTATGTGCCGTTAGCTGACTTAGGAGTTTGGGATTTAACTGATTCCCCTGACATTCACACGTTCACGGGGTTCAGGATCTCACAGAGTTCATGTGGATTCGCACCTTAAGTTTGCAGGGTGCTTCAGActcagctggggcagggctgccagAAACGCCTGGGAAAGGGGCTTTGTCCCCAGCTCCCCCATcacagccagggctgcccttGGTCCACCCCCCCAGCGTGTACAGTTCTGGCTGCTCTGCAAAAGCAAATCCCTTTTTGCCCCCGCCGCAAGAGCTGGCATCTCCGCTGCCAAACCCTGGTTACGCCGGTGTGTGTCTGCCTGCCTGCACCAGAGCTTCTTCTCAGTATCTCTCTTTCGCGTGCCCCATCTCCAGGtttcccctgcccagcccaccCCCAGCACCGGCGGGCGACGGAGGCGCACGGTTGACGAAGACCCGGACGAGCGTCGGCAGCGGTTCCTGGAGCGGAACCGCGCTGCTGCGTCCCGCTGCCGTCAGAAACgcaagctctgggtttcttctttGGAGAAGAAAGCCGAGGAGCTCACGACCCAGAACATCCAGCTGAGCGTAAGTATGTAACCGTGGAGGCTGAGCACAGCCCTTTGCCAGCGTTAGGACCGTCGCTCCGGAGGGAACATCTTCCCCGTGCTGCAGAGACAACGTGCATTTGGATGCTGCTCTCTGGAGCAGGATTGCTGCCTCCGTGCCTAGATTTCACTCCCTGCTTTCTATCCTGATCCTCTGCCTCGAGCAGGCCACGGAGGAAGAGCGTTTCAGTGCTCTtatttctctccctgtccccctcGAAAGGGCTCTCGCTCTGCCCATCGAGGCAGGAGCTCAAGGACCAACGCCAGCCTCGGGAGCAGAGCGCAGAGGCCCCAGGAAGCAGCTGTATTTGCAGAGTGGAAACCTCCCCTACGTGAGGGAGAGCTCTCTGCTGGCACGGGGTCAGCAGAAGCAGTCCCAGTTCCCTTCCCTGCATGGTGGACCTGGCGCCGGGGTGAGCAGGGAGGCTCTGCAGCTGCGGCCCGCAGCCATACCGATTTTTCTGGAGAATTGGGTTTCCCTGGCTCTCTGGCAGCACCCCCTGTGTACCTAACAGAAGTGCAACACGTCTAAAAAGACTTTGCTTCCGTTGCCATTAGCCCCCTTGTTAATGCTCTCAGAATTGGCCGAGGATTGAAGGGTCTGCAAAGAATGAACTCGTGCCgttttgggctttttctttcGCTGGTGGCTAGTGACTCATGCGGTGGGATTTTTTCAGTAGCACTGATCAtggtatttttattctcttcccaAGATAATTATAGAAACTGTTTCCTCGGGCAGTTTTGAAATACAATTGACTGGTTTTCAGCTGTTCCTCCAAACGTTTCAATAGAGGAACGGTATGCTGCACGAAGTTTTCAGGGGAGTAGACCTGGTTTACAGAAGAAGCTCACAGAGGTACCGAGAGCTTGGAGGAGCTCTGACGTTCCCCACGGCCCGGCGTGGGCTGAGCTGGTTGTACACTCAGCTTCTCGCTCTATTTAGTTTTCCGTCGGAGCCTGCAGCACGCCGGAGTGTCTGACTCAAGCAGTTGGCATTAGCAGGAGGGCTCAGGCAAATGTATGTCCAGGATCAGATGATTAACGTAGCGAGGGGCTTTCCAGCCAGCggtgggggctgctggagggaaaTGCTGCCGTCCACGTCTTGCACACTAAGTTCCCCAAACCCAGAAACTTTGTTTGGTGGTCTTGGGCCAGAGGCATCTCAAATTAGACAACACGTTGTAAGTTTGCAGGGCACATAAATTAACGTCCTGCCGTTGCTAGAGGCTGCTGTCAAGAGCGTGAGTGATGCATACGTGCGTGTTTGTTTTTCAATCTCAGAATGAAGTTACGCTACTGAGGAACGAAGTTGCTCAACTTAAACAGCTCCTGCTGGCTCACAAGGACTGCCCCGTCACTGCactacagaagaaaacacagggCTATCTCGGTGAGTGGTGACTCTTCCTGGTCCTTACTACCCTTTAAGTAGGTCTAAGCAGATGAAACCTGCGTAAGACGTAAAGGAAAGGAGTCTTCGTCTTAGTCTCTGCTCCATCACCCTCCAGCGACTGCACCTGGCAGGACAGGACAGACCTTGGTCCTGTGTCCTCTGCTGATACGGCCTCCACAGTGAGGAGGATCTCCCAGGCTGGACCTGCAAATTTGCACTGCAAATTGGCACTTTAACCCCGTTTATAAGATCTTGCAGCCAGGCAGTGAGGGCAACCGCGGTGTGAAAGCGCCAAGGGAAGGAGGTAGCGCATCTCCCTCCGCGTCTCTGTAGTGCGGAATATTTGACAGAGATCCAGATCTCCGCTTCTCCCTGGAGTGCGGGCCAGCGTCTCTCCACCCGCTCCCAGGCAGCGTGCCAAGCACTTGATAATTCTCTTTGAAGTTAAAAACTATTGCTGCTCTGGAAGCGAAGCCAGAGTCAGAAAAGGCCAGACTCTATAAATGACATCATGGGGCTCTATATCTCATTCTCTGCAATTCACATCAAATTGGCTCAGGTTTGGAACTAAGGAGGcctcttttttatcttcttttctttctttcattttttttttaatgctgcctaTTTCATTATAATCAACCTGGGAGCTAAACATTATGTCTGGATTCTTATGTCATCTCTGCAATAACAATTCCACGCTGTGGTATTTGTACAAAGACTTTGGGAGGATGCTGGAGTCCCCTAGCGTTGCCGAGATTAACGGGACGAGAGGCAGGGGTGGATGGAGATAAGAAAAGcaaaggggagaaaacaaaagccaagaaaGCAGGCAGTGTCCTTCCTGATGGCCCCCCGCTTCCCACCTCCGGGGTCCCTGAAACGCTCTTCGCCTGCGCGGCGAGGCAGATACGTAGCTGTACAGGGCCTGGCACAGCCAGTTTATTTTCACTCATTACGGTGACTCAGAGCTTGAGTAATGTGGTCGTGAAaatcctcgctgtcccccagcccttgCAGACAGGTGTTCGCCCTGTGTCTAATGCAGAGAGGCGACATGATTTTTCCTGTTAACTTCCAAAGTTTACAGTTCCTATTATTATTCCTCACAGTCTGTCTACTCCAATAATAGGAATTCATCACACAtctgaataataaaaatgaaattcacacctccctccccatgccccccctccccggctgcctTTTTTATTATTGAGATTTGTGACTAAGCAGGTCCTTAAACAAAAATGCCAGATTCCCTCGATGGAATTACAGCTGCCTCATGTACAGTTGGGTTGTTTTATTTGTAATACCTTGTAAATCTCCTTTTTGGGATGCCAAACTATTATATTGCTCTGCTCGACCTTCCCTCTCACCGCCAAGGCAGTTTTCAAATCTGCTGTGCTAGCCGCATCTTTCAATATGCTGGCGAAGGCCAAGCCAAGGTTTCACAAGGGAAGGTAAAACCCGTTCGGGAAAGGGGTACAATATTCAAGCACCTGGTAGAAAACTGAGCCCTAAAATATGTTTGCCGGTGCCCAGGAAAGTTGTAAACCTCTTCTgtgatttttcccccctcccctccccggtgtCATGGGGTTTACCCTCTCGACGTGGAAGAAGTATCCCAGCTCATGccattattttgctcttttaaaggAAGGTGACCGCATCTTACCCGTAATTCATCTAGCCAAGTGCACAGGAGGGAATTTCCTCCTGACATCTGTAGATAATGAGTGTATACCCCCAAAGAGAGAGGTCTGATTGCTCTCGCCTTGGCATTTGATAGGTCACAAATTATCCTCTGTGTTAGAAGCTCTGCCTGGGCGCAGTGGGCTGTTTGTGGGAGAGAATCCAAAGTTTTGGAAACCAATCTGCGTCGCTCAGAAAAGAGCGCGGAAGAAGCTCTCTGCCTTTGTTTGCCTCCCATCCCTTCAATCGTACTGCTTCAAGTTACCGAAAGAAATCGAGCAAGCAAACAGTTTGTAATGGGCTGTAATTGATTTTAATGTTCTAGAGAACAATAAAGAGCAAACCAggtaatttatattaaaaaaatggcaaaaacccCTGCCTTTGCAGAAGGGTTTCTGTGGCACGCTTTCCTGTGTGCTCACCCACCAGATGGTAAGGACTCTGAAGGAACTGTTCCGTCTCTGGGCTAAATGGCCTTGAACCAAGTACCATGCCAGGAAACAACATGTAGGAAAGTTCATTTGTTATAATGAGGAAACAGATTTATTACGATAAAGGTTATGCTGGGTCTGCCATCCTTGGTGCGAAGCCTGCGCTTTATGCCTTCCTGGCGTGAATTCTCTGAGATTCGGTGGTGTTTCTCCAAGGGATGGGGCCAGCCGGACCCGGTGGGTCGTTATGTCCCAGCTCTAATCAGCTTTATTTCCAGTCCTCACTTGCTTTTGCCAAACAGCTGCTTGAGGGGGGCCCAGCTTGGTGGGGGGAGCGGTGATTCCTGTAGGGATCAGCCTCTCCGCTCCAGGCTGCTTTGGCTGGAAAGGTGAGCATTAAGTAACTACCCGACTAATTTCTGCACGCCCTCCGAGGCAGAAGCCGTCTCCCGTCCCGCTGTCTCCCTGCTAACGCCGGTGGCAACACGCACAGCCTCTCTCtaaccttgttttcttcttttttccatctccttCTCTGGTCAAGCAGAAAGCCCAAAGGAGAGCTCGGAGCCCACCGGCTCCCCCGCTCCCGTCATCCAGCACAGCTCCGTGACGGCCTCCCCCAACGGGCTCAGCGTCCGCTCGGCGGCAGAAGCGGTCGCCACTTCGGTGCTCACTCAGATGGCGAGCCAAAGGACAGAACTGAGCATGCCGATACCGTCACACGTCATCATGGCTCCACAGTCGCAGTCTGCTGGCAGATGATGTCACAGCCTGTGCGTGTGACACGGAGCTAACCGCGAACTCGCAGCCGGAGAGACTGACCATAACTAAGTCCCTGACGACTGGGGGCCGAtaaggatttttatttctcttttttttttttttttttttccaagtgagttAAGGGCAGCTATGGCGCTTCTTACACTGCATAGCCTGTACAGATCCTGGCCCCCAACCGCTGCCCTGCCGTCGCCCGTCCCCGCGGGACGGCCGCGGATTGAGCGCTTTTCTCCATCCTTCAGTTGACGATCCGTCAACTCGCAGAGTCATCCGAACGCGCAGAGCCTCACTTTTGAAAAGCACCTTGAAAGGTTCACTTTCAGGTATCGGTTACATTAACACTAAACCTCCGTGCTTGGTGGATCCCCTTGGCGCTTTCACTCTTCCaagtcccccccccccttccctcctcctccactctcagcaaaggaaaacataGCTCTTGGGAGGCTGTGACATTTAGTCGTGCTgtcaatgtattttatttttaacagcatgCTGCTTCCAGGCATCTGCTCCCCCCTCTGCTCTAGCTACCTGAAATGTTGCACCTTCGCACAAGAAGCCTCCTTGAGCTCTGAGGTTAAAGGGATCGAGGTTACACGCCAACTCCCAAGATACCAGCGACAGATTTTGGACACGATGGGAGTGTAATCGCTGTAAATTGGTTTGTGCCCAAGGGTTGGGAGAGGGggaagtggggctggggggggcacacgCGTGTTCCCGGTCACTTGTGCCGCACCGGGAGCTGCAGACGTTCACGTGCTGCTCTCGGAACGGGACGCTGTGGTTGCTGGAGAAGAGGTACCGTCTGTCCTAGCAGCGGAGGGGCTGCTCTCAGTCTTCCTTACAATAAATTGGTGCTGATCTGCGTCGGCTGGGACCGGTGCAAAGGCGCTCTGGGAGGTACATGAAAGGATGAG from Calonectris borealis chromosome 30, bCalBor7.hap1.2, whole genome shotgun sequence includes the following:
- the LOC142073706 gene encoding cyclic AMP-dependent transcription factor ATF-7 isoform X3; the encoded protein is MTLKFGPARTDSVIIADQTPTPTRFLKNCEEVGLFNELASSFEHEFKKAAEDDEKKSAGALDMSLPSTPDIKIKEEEPVEVDSSPPDSPVSNPQTPQNKEKEITSKPVIISTPTPTIVRPGSLPLHLGYDPLHPTLPSPTSVITQAPPSNRQLGSPTGSLPLVVQLANGQTMPVLPGPPVQMPSVISLARPMSMVPNIPGIPGPPINSSGSISPSGLPVHSEAKMRLKASLTASSSLNGSNLVVGSASTMVTARPEQSQILVQHPDAPSPAQPQVSPAQPTPSTGGRRRRTVDEDPDERRQRFLERNRAAASRCRQKRKLWVSSLEKKAEELTTQNIQLSNEVTLLRNEVAQLKQLLLAHKDCPVTALQKKTQGYLAESPKESSEPTGSPAPVIQHSSVTASPNGLSVRSAAEAVATSVLTQMASQRTELSMPIPSHVIMAPQSQSAGR
- the LOC142073706 gene encoding cyclic AMP-dependent transcription factor ATF-7 isoform X1 — protein: MGDDRPFVCNAPGCGQRFTNEDHLAVHKHKHEMTLKFGPARTDSVIIADQTPTPTRFLKNCEEVGLFNELASSFEHEFKKAAEDDEKKSAGALDMSLPSTPDIKIKEEEPVEVDSSPPDSPVSNPQTPQNKEKEITSKPVIISTPTPTIVRPGSLPLHLGYDPLHPTLPSPTSVITQAPPSNRQLGSPTGSLPLVVQLANGQTMPVLPGPPVQMPSVISLARPMSMVPNIPGIPGPPINSSGSISPSGLPVHSEAKMRLKASLTASSSLNGSNLVVGSASTMVTARPEQSQILVQHPDAPSPAQPQVSPAQPTPSTGGRRRRTVDEDPDERRQRFLERNRAAASRCRQKRKLWVSSLEKKAEELTTQNIQLSNEVTLLRNEVAQLKQLLLAHKDCPVTALQKKTQGYLAESPKESSEPTGSPAPVIQHSSVTASPNGLSVRSAAEAVATSVLTQMASQRTELSMPIPSHVIMAPQSQSAGR
- the LOC142073706 gene encoding cyclic AMP-dependent transcription factor ATF-7 isoform X2: MGDDRPFVCNAPGCGQRFTNEDHLAVHKHKHEMTLKFGPARTDSVIIADQTPTPTRFLKNCEEVGLFNELASSFEHEFKKAAEDDEKKSAGALDMSLPSTPDIKIKEEEPVEVDSSPPDSPVSNPQTPQNKEKEITSKPVIISTPTPTIVRPGSLPLHLGYDPLHPTLPSPTSVITQAPPSNRQLGSPTGSLPLVVQLANGQTMPVLPGPPVQMPSVISLARPMSMVPNIPGIPGPPINSSGSISPSGLPVHSEAKMRLKASLTASSSLNGSNLVVGSASTMVTARPEQSQILVQHPDAPSPAQPQVSPAQPTPSTGGRRRRTVDEDPDERRQRFLERNRAAASRCRQKRKLWVSSLEKKAEELTTQNIQLSNEVTLLRNEVAQLKQLLLAHKDCPVTALQKKTQGYLESPKESSEPTGSPAPVIQHSSVTASPNGLSVRSAAEAVATSVLTQMASQRTELSMPIPSHVIMAPQSQSAGR
- the LOC142073706 gene encoding cyclic AMP-dependent transcription factor ATF-7 isoform X4, whose protein sequence is MGDDRPFVCNAPGCGQRFTNEDHLAVHKHKHEMTLKFGPARTDSVIIADQTPTPTRFLKNCEEVGLFNELASSFEHEFKKAAEDDEKKSAGALDMSLPSTPDIKIKEEEPVEVDSSPPDSPVSNPQTPQNKEKEITSKPVIISTPTPTIVRPGSLPLHLGYDPLHPTLPSPTSVITQAPPSNRQLGSPTGSLPLVVQLANGQTMPVLPGPPVQMPSVISLARPMSMVPNIPGIPGPPINSSGSISPSGLPVHSEAKMRLKASLTASSSLNGSNLVVGSASTMVTARPEQSQILVQHPDAPSPAQPQCRFSTNALKHRQAENFSNVLICLTRFPLPSPPPAPAGDGGARLTKTRTSVGSGSWSGTALLRPAAVRNASSGFLLWRRKPRSSRPRTSS